One Pseudodesulfovibrio cashew DNA window includes the following coding sequences:
- the lgt gene encoding prolipoprotein diacylglyceryl transferase: MLSYPYFDPDMISIGPLHIRWYGMMYVFGVASGWLLGRYRATKPWNKMTPQSFDDFITWAVVGVVAGGRLGYCLFYNFSYYAGYPYKIFYVWEGGMSFHGGMLGVLLACWLFGRKHGMTFPEVGDFVSPLVPPGLFFGRIGNFINAELWGRPTDGWWGMVFPGAGYQPRHPSQLYEAALEGVLLFLIVWFYSAKPRPKGCVGALFLLGYGVFRFTVEFARQPDAQLGFVALDWMSMGQVLCLPMIVFGAGYLVWAYRREQTHPTIPAEFR, translated from the coding sequence ATGCTCAGCTACCCCTATTTCGACCCGGACATGATCTCCATCGGCCCGCTGCACATCCGTTGGTACGGGATGATGTACGTCTTCGGCGTGGCCTCGGGCTGGCTCCTCGGCCGCTACCGGGCGACCAAGCCCTGGAACAAGATGACGCCGCAAAGTTTCGACGACTTCATCACCTGGGCCGTGGTCGGCGTGGTGGCGGGCGGACGGCTCGGCTACTGCCTGTTCTACAACTTCAGCTACTACGCCGGGTATCCGTACAAGATCTTCTACGTATGGGAAGGCGGCATGTCCTTTCACGGCGGCATGCTCGGCGTTCTCCTGGCCTGTTGGCTCTTCGGCAGGAAACACGGCATGACCTTTCCCGAGGTGGGGGATTTCGTTTCCCCGCTGGTGCCGCCGGGCCTGTTTTTCGGACGCATCGGCAATTTCATCAACGCGGAGCTGTGGGGCCGCCCCACGGACGGCTGGTGGGGCATGGTCTTTCCCGGCGCGGGGTACCAGCCGCGGCACCCCTCCCAGCTCTACGAGGCCGCCCTCGAAGGCGTGCTGCTTTTCCTCATCGTCTGGTTCTATTCGGCCAAGCCCCGCCCCAAGGGGTGCGTGGGGGCGCTGTTCCTGCTCGGCTACGGGGTGTTCCGCTTCACGGTGGAGTTCGCCCGCCAGCCCGATGCCCAGCTCGGTTTCGTGGCCCTGGACTGGATGTCCATGGGACAGGTGTTGTGCCTGCCCATGATCGTCTTCGGCGCGGGTTACCTGGTCTGGGCCTACCGTCGCGAGCAGACTCACCCGACCATCCCCGCTGAATTCCGGTAG
- a CDS encoding tetratricopeptide repeat protein: MNKIVLLLVALIATVVLSLSALAVSPVRSGEKNFERAWKSLMTRNADKAAQYFGTAADAFAEALAGDPPSRTTRFPSNLTKAGMSLYYAGRYKESIDALNRIPEREKDMWEAALYRALSYGRLGDREAMVRWLNIYLDLYPSQPILSSEVQRQLDGLDSGSAAPDAAAAALDDSAIKQFRNNVLVKQKGSLAGPENCNGAFWWRNYRAPCTQKQFEDE; the protein is encoded by the coding sequence ATGAACAAAATCGTCCTCCTCCTCGTCGCCCTCATCGCCACCGTGGTCCTGAGCCTATCGGCCCTGGCCGTAAGCCCGGTACGCAGCGGCGAAAAGAATTTCGAACGGGCCTGGAAATCGCTCATGACCAGAAACGCGGACAAGGCGGCGCAATACTTCGGCACTGCCGCCGACGCCTTTGCCGAGGCCTTGGCCGGAGACCCGCCCAGCCGCACCACCCGCTTCCCGTCCAACCTGACCAAGGCGGGCATGTCCCTCTACTATGCCGGACGCTACAAGGAGAGCATCGACGCCTTAAACCGGATTCCCGAGCGGGAAAAGGACATGTGGGAGGCAGCCCTCTACCGTGCGCTCTCCTATGGCCGCCTCGGTGACCGTGAGGCCATGGTTCGCTGGCTGAATATCTACCTCGACCTCTACCCCAGTCAGCCCATCCTCTCGTCCGAGGTTCAGCGACAACTGGACGGTCTGGACTCCGGCAGCGCAGCCCCGGATGCCGCAGCAGCCGCCCTGGATGATTCCGCCATCAAGCAATTCAGGAACAACGTGCTGGTCAAGCAAAAGGGATCGCTCGCCGGTCCGGAGAACTGCAATGGCGCGTTCTGGTGGCGGAACTACCGAGCCCCCTGCACGCAAAAACAGTTCGAGGACGAATAA
- a CDS encoding 3'-5' exonuclease: MTQAASIPEQYLRAFSKDDINEMPLRRYEGPIQVVRTEKQRAQALKEMAGERLLGFDTETRPVFKKGKKPGPPALVQLATAEKAYVFQIRILPMCNGLCDLLADPSVVKTGVAVRDDILGLRRLADFNPAGFVDLSDITSGAKMQTHGLRNMAANLLGFRISKSAQCSNWAKDKLTMQQINYAATDAWVSRELYLALEDLGLIAR; the protein is encoded by the coding sequence ATGACCCAGGCCGCAAGCATACCCGAACAATACCTGAGAGCCTTTTCCAAGGACGACATCAACGAAATGCCCCTTCGCCGATACGAGGGGCCCATTCAGGTGGTGCGCACGGAAAAGCAACGCGCCCAGGCGCTCAAGGAAATGGCCGGGGAACGGCTCCTCGGATTCGATACCGAGACCCGTCCGGTGTTCAAGAAAGGGAAGAAGCCCGGACCGCCTGCCCTGGTCCAGTTGGCCACGGCGGAAAAGGCCTATGTCTTCCAGATCCGCATCCTGCCCATGTGCAACGGTCTGTGCGACCTGCTGGCCGACCCCAGCGTGGTCAAAACCGGCGTGGCCGTCCGCGACGACATTCTCGGCCTCCGGCGGCTGGCTGATTTCAACCCCGCCGGATTCGTCGACCTCTCGGACATCACCTCCGGAGCAAAAATGCAGACCCACGGCCTGCGCAACATGGCCGCAAACCTGCTCGGCTTCCGCATTTCCAAGTCCGCCCAGTGCTCCAACTGGGCCAAGGACAAGCTCACCATGCAGCAGATCAATTACGCTGCCACCGACGCCTGGGTCAGCCGCGAGC